A single genomic interval of Pan paniscus chromosome 18, NHGRI_mPanPan1-v2.0_pri, whole genome shotgun sequence harbors:
- the LOC117978613 gene encoding protein FAM153A-like — protein MGNVCSCCLRDHDEHVAQETSSEDVPGVHMVDKATETNSTYSGITPMLRKISSVDKDERGPSHTGKDSDEGSTTGAVQLQRRGGGPRGCEEILRSYTKGHSDACFTELEDSTITGCHQQMSASPSSAPAEEATEKTKVEAEVKTRKPRNNVLNCWDIFSLF, from the exons ATGGGAAATGTTTGTAGTTGCTGCCTCAGAG ATCACGATGAGCACGTGGCACAGGAAACTTCTTCTGAGGATGTCCCAGGCGTTCACATG GTGGACAAAGCCACAGAGACAAACAGTACATATTCTGGGATCACCCCTATGCTGAGGAAAATTTCTAGTGTTGACAAAG atGAGCGGGGACCCAGCCACACTGGCAAAGA TTCTGATGAAGGATCTACTACAGGAGCTGTCCAGTTACAACGGAGAGGAGGAGGACCCAGAGGATGTGAAG AAATCCTCAGGAGTTATACAAAAGG ACACTCTGATGCttgcttcacagaattggaagacTCCACCATTACAGGCTGCCACCAGCAG ATGTCAGCAAGTCCTTCCTCTGCACCTGCAGAAGAAGCAACAGAAAAGACAAAAGTGGAAGCGGAAGT GAAAACCAGGAAGCCCAGGAACAATGTCCTGAACTGTTGGgacatttttagtttattttag